The Campylobacter armoricus sequence TTCTAAATTTAGTGATCAAAGAAATGAGTTAAAAGAAACCAAAAGTTTGCACCTTTTTGCGCCTATTGAGCTTTTAAAAAATATTACCCTGATAGATACTCCAGGACTTAATGCAAATGATATTGATACACTAACTACTTTTAAAGAGCTTTCTTTTATGCATAGTGCTATTTGGCTTAGTTTGATTGATAATGCAGGTAAGAAAAGCGAAGAAGATGCCATAAAAGCAAATGCTAAACTTTTAGAGCGTGGTGGAATTTGTGTGCTTAATCAAAAAGATAAACTAAGTCAAGATGAGCTAGAAAATGTTTTAAACCATGCACATTTAGTGTTTGATAAATATTTTAAACAAATCATAGCAATTTCATGCAAAGAGGCAAAGTTTGATTTACAAAAGTCAAATTTGCCTTTGCTTTATGAGTATTTAAAAGGGCTTGATTATGAGCGTATTAAAAAAGATTTTATCAAAGAAAAACTTAGCAATTTATGCGAGCTTTTGTCAAATCAATATGATTTGTTTCAAAATGCTCTAGAGCAATTAGAGCTTAAATTTAATACTATTTTGCAAACTTTTGAAGTAAGCAAACTAGAGCAAAAAATCAAAATTTTAAATCATAATTGTTTGGATAAATTAAAACTTGTTGGAGAAAAAATCGCCCAAGAAATTTTAAAATTTATCAAAGAAAAGGATAGTAGTTATTATAAAGAAGCTAAGAGTTTATTTAAGAAAAATCTTTATGAGAAAGTCGTTTATAAAGCACCATATCTTTCAAGTGATGATGCATTTTTAGCTATGTTTTATAACTCTGAAGCAATGAATAAAGAATTTAAAAAGCTAAAAAATGAAATCGCTTTAGAGTTTAGTCAAATTAAAGATGATTTTTCGTTATTTTTTACTAATTTAGAAGAGCAAATTTTGCTTTTTAAGGCTCAATTTTCAAATTTACAAAAAGAAAATGCATTAGAAAGTGAAAAAGAATTTGCTAGCTTTAGAAGCTTTGCTAGTGCTAGCGAAGAACTTTTTGTAAAAGACTTTAAACAATTATTATTTAAAAGTCAGCTTGAACTTGATTTATTTTTAGAAAAACTTAATTTAAAAGCTTTGGCAAATTATGAAAGTGCTACTAAGCTAGCTTTAGGATTTTTTAGCGCTAAAATAAATGCAAGTAGAGAATTTTATGAGCTGGATAGTGCAGAGTTTAGCTTGTATCACCCAAAAGCGAGTGAAGTTCATCAAAGAGTATTAACC is a genomic window containing:
- a CDS encoding dynamin family protein is translated as MQNDLIDDFLKAYENTYCKRFDDSFEGKILAIKNAFLEPSLHLNDTFLKDLEMIITSYKKAVNVAIIGQFSSGKSTLLNLILQKECLPTGVVPVTFKPTFLRYAKEYFLRVEYDDGSDEIVDISELSKFSDQRNELKETKSLHLFAPIELLKNITLIDTPGLNANDIDTLTTFKELSFMHSAIWLSLIDNAGKKSEEDAIKANAKLLERGGICVLNQKDKLSQDELENVLNHAHLVFDKYFKQIIAISCKEAKFDLQKSNLPLLYEYLKGLDYERIKKDFIKEKLSNLCELLSNQYDLFQNALEQLELKFNTILQTFEVSKLEQKIKILNHNCLDKLKLVGEKIAQEILKFIKEKDSSYYKEAKSLFKKNLYEKVVYKAPYLSSDDAFLAMFYNSEAMNKEFKKLKNEIALEFSQIKDDFSLFFTNLEEQILLFKAQFSNLQKENALESEKEFASFRSFASASEELFVKDFKQLLFKSQLELDLFLEKLNLKALANYESATKLALGFFSAKINASREFYELDSAEFSLYHPKASEVHQRVLTELNVYEFEDLLLNKPVVLKIYKNYIQNFAEFIEVKKQFISNLKSEFDAKKSMISSIKSQISKL